Genomic window (Jeotgalibaca ciconiae):
GATATCTATTTTCAGTACGAAAACTATTATACGAATTCGCCTCTTATTAGTAAACAAAAAATTTACTAAAAGTAAACTATTTTTTCTAGTAGAATAAAGTCAAGGCGATTACTATGAGTTTGGTAGAACATGAAGGAGATATAGGGCGGATGTATCGCTATTCGTTTTGCTTTACATTCTACTTGGTTCGTTTTATCGTTAAAGTAGAAAAAGGAGGAAACGATTATGACGCTTGCATCATATAAGCAGCTTATTGCATTAGGATTTTCTGGTCTATTGTTGGCAAGCTGTTCAACTGAAGTTCCTGAGAATTCTGCAGAATCAGATTCAATATCCGAAGAAATACAGAGCCAAGAAACTAGCAATGAAGAGAGTATTGGTTCAGAAGAAAGCAGTGTTTCGGAAGAACTGGAATCTGAAGAAATAGAAAGCGAGAGCCAAAATTCAACCGATGACATCCGATCTCAATTTGAGATGGAGGATGAATATGTGTTATTACCACGCTATTTCCCTGGTTTTACAACACCCACTGGGGTTGATATAATCAGTAATAATCCTGACATTTATGATGTCGTGTATCGGAACGAGGATGGTAATCAACAAATAGAAGTTTTGAGTAGAATTTACGATTCACAAGATGGAGCACTTCAAAATATTGAAGAAGTAATTAATGGTTCCGTTGCAGTTCCCGAAAATGAAGAAAGCGCTTATGACTTAGGCTACGGAATTACTGGCTACGGAGAAGCTGGAGCTGGAAACTTTTATTTCGGGTGGGAAGAAGGAAACTGGACCTTTACGATTCATTCTCATTTGCAAGATGATTGGGATGTTCATGGAATCGCTACAAGGATGGTTGAGTATTTAGAAGAAAATTATTTACCTGCCCCATCACAAAGGGGAACGATGTATATTGACTACCCTGAAAAGGACAGAGATCCTGAAGTCCATGTTCTATGGAACGTAGATAATCGTGTTTACGAAGTAAGTACGGTTTCGACACCAATCGAAGCAATGGATAGCATTATTTCAATGGAATAACTCACTGATCAAATTTTCTGGCGTAATCGAATACCCCCTTCCTATTTATTTTAATATGATAATTTTACTCCCTTAATTTGTCACTAAACTGGCTGTACAATCCAACTAGATCATATAGACATAAAAAAAGTTGAAGCGACTGTTTATCACAGGCTTCAACTTTTTTATTTGGGATTTTCATTATTTCTTTCATACTTATTCCATTTCCAATAATTGTAATAGAGTTGGATAGCAAAGACGGACAAAATAAAAATTGAAGCAAGCAATTTTAATTCCGAACTTCGAACTAAACCGAAGTAAATTATTATAATGAAAAAAACTATTAATGGCGTAAGCCATAAGGTACGTATCATTCTGCGCCGATAACTCAATCCGTAATAAACAAATCCAAATCCCTTATCTCTCTTTTCTTTATTCCTATACAAAAATGATAAAATGAACGGGAAAATAAGAATGGCAAGTAATATAATTATTAATCTATAACTAATTGCCAAGTTAACACCCTCTTCCTGTTTTTCCTACCTAAGATTTATCTAATCACATAACAAAAGACAAATTACTCCAAGCTAGTACTACTTCTATTAATTCTTGATTATCAATCTCTATTATTGCTTCGCCGATATAAGTTGCTCCTAATTTTTCATAAAAACTCCTTGACGGATTATCTTTTAATACTTGAACCATCATATTCTCAATTCCATTTTTCCTTAAATCCCGTCTGAATTCCCTTACCAATAACTTACCTATTCCTTTTTTATGGTAATCTTCCAAGAGATAAATCGCAAATAATTCACCTTGGTAATTTGGAAATCGTTCTTGATAGCGATTTTCACCACCTACAATATATCCGATAATACTGTCATTTTCCGCAACAAAAACAATGTTTTGACTATTCTCGAGTGTTCTTTTAAATGCTTCTTCTCTCACTTCATAGCTCATATCCTCAAGAAAAGAAGATGAAACAATACCTTGGTATGTTGTTCTCCATGAATCAACGTTCACCTTTGCCATCCCTTTTGCGTCTGTCAAAACTGCTTTCCTAACGCGCATTTGTAATCACCCCACTTTTTATTTTATCACAATACTCTATTGCCATTTAGACATCTATTCGTCATAAGATTTTGGTAAA
Coding sequences:
- a CDS encoding GNAT family N-acetyltransferase, encoding MRVRKAVLTDAKGMAKVNVDSWRTTYQGIVSSSFLEDMSYEVREEAFKRTLENSQNIVFVAENDSIIGYIVGGENRYQERFPNYQGELFAIYLLEDYHKKGIGKLLVREFRRDLRKNGIENMMVQVLKDNPSRSFYEKLGATYIGEAIIEIDNQELIEVVLAWSNLSFVM